Proteins encoded in a region of the Zunongwangia endophytica genome:
- a CDS encoding zinc-dependent metalloprotease: protein MKKIVLLVLLFAQTLSSQFLEKKEDLKKYEGYFNFYYNQKTDEIYLEVDKLDSLFLYNHALRSGVGSNDIGLDRGQLGGAAVVKFQRAGDKLLLVEPNQRYRAITDNQLEKQSIEEAFAKSVLYGFEIEEEKDGKFIIDLTPFIMEDAHGIASRLKRGKNGSYSISKSKSALQLDRTKAFPKNVEFESLLTFSGSPQGRTVRSVVPDASNISVIQHYSFIELPDDNYEKRIFDPRSGANSISYYDYATPVYEPILKRFAIRHRLEKKNPEAEISEAVEPIIYYLDPGTPEPVRSALLEGGSWWNQAYEAIGYKDAFQVKMLPADADPLDVRYNVIQWVHRSTRGWSYGASVVDPRTGEIIKGHVSLGSLRIRQDFMIAQALLNKPFAESDENHEKMMEMAIARIRQLAAHEVGHTLGFAHNFAASVSDRASVMDYPHPQFSIENGEVSTTNAYDTNIGTWDKITVKYSYSDIPENTSERAYLNSVIQEAYDQGIQFISDSDARAQSGAHVNAHLWDNGKNVTAELKNVLEIRQKAITNFSEDNFRTNEPYSVLEDVFVPLYFFHRYQTEAVSKLIGGLDYNYAVKGGAEKVVEILPAKRQKSALDQLLQTLKAETIAIPQEKLSLFPPRAFGYSRSRESFKSNTGVAFDALGAPATASDMTLTLMLNPERMARLVQQKSIDKKQLGLEDLLQKLIAETIKYQPKDSYLRAAQETINYNVLQHLFNLAVSKSTTPLVKAEVNYQLAELEDWLDDEDGAIYEQMLEEIELFMDKPGEFESMPDAPKIPDGSPIGSFMCTRL, encoded by the coding sequence ATGAAAAAAATAGTACTACTCGTTTTACTCTTTGCACAAACGCTTTCTAGTCAATTTCTGGAAAAAAAAGAAGATCTTAAAAAGTACGAAGGATACTTTAATTTTTATTACAATCAAAAAACCGACGAAATTTATCTTGAAGTAGACAAATTAGACAGTCTCTTTTTGTACAATCATGCTTTAAGAAGTGGAGTAGGTAGTAATGATATAGGGTTAGATCGTGGTCAATTAGGAGGCGCTGCGGTAGTAAAATTTCAGCGAGCCGGTGATAAACTGCTATTAGTAGAACCCAATCAACGGTATCGGGCGATAACCGACAATCAATTAGAAAAGCAAAGTATAGAGGAAGCTTTTGCAAAATCGGTTTTATATGGTTTCGAAATCGAAGAGGAGAAAGATGGAAAGTTTATTATCGATCTTACGCCTTTTATTATGGAAGATGCTCACGGAATTGCCAGTCGTCTAAAACGTGGCAAAAACGGAAGTTATAGTATTAGTAAAAGCAAAAGTGCATTGCAGTTGGATAGGACTAAAGCTTTTCCTAAAAATGTTGAATTTGAAAGTCTATTAACTTTTTCAGGATCTCCGCAAGGTAGAACGGTCAGAAGCGTGGTGCCAGATGCAAGTAATATTAGTGTAATTCAGCATTATTCTTTTATAGAATTACCAGATGATAATTACGAAAAAAGAATTTTTGATCCCAGAAGCGGAGCGAATTCTATTTCTTATTACGATTATGCAACACCGGTTTACGAACCGATTTTAAAACGTTTTGCAATACGCCATAGATTAGAAAAGAAAAATCCCGAAGCTGAAATTAGCGAAGCTGTAGAGCCAATTATTTATTATTTAGATCCCGGTACACCCGAGCCTGTACGTTCTGCCTTATTGGAAGGTGGCAGCTGGTGGAATCAGGCTTACGAAGCTATAGGCTATAAAGATGCTTTTCAGGTAAAAATGTTGCCAGCCGATGCCGATCCTTTAGATGTTCGATACAATGTAATCCAATGGGTACATCGCTCGACTAGAGGTTGGAGTTACGGCGCGAGCGTTGTCGATCCAAGAACGGGAGAAATTATTAAAGGTCACGTAAGCTTAGGAAGTCTTCGAATTCGACAGGATTTTATGATTGCTCAGGCTTTGCTGAATAAACCGTTTGCTGAAAGTGACGAAAATCATGAGAAAATGATGGAAATGGCAATCGCCAGAATCCGACAATTAGCAGCGCATGAAGTAGGACATACCTTAGGTTTTGCTCACAACTTTGCGGCGAGCGTTAGCGATAGAGCTTCGGTGATGGATTATCCCCATCCGCAATTTAGTATAGAAAACGGCGAAGTGAGCACAACAAACGCTTATGATACCAATATTGGAACATGGGATAAGATTACGGTAAAATATAGCTATTCTGATATTCCAGAAAATACTTCAGAAAGAGCATATTTAAATTCGGTTATTCAGGAAGCTTATGATCAGGGAATTCAGTTTATAAGCGATAGTGATGCCAGAGCACAAAGTGGAGCGCACGTAAATGCCCACCTTTGGGATAATGGAAAAAATGTTACCGCGGAATTAAAAAACGTACTCGAAATTCGTCAAAAAGCGATTACTAATTTTTCTGAAGATAATTTTAGAACAAACGAACCATATTCGGTTTTAGAAGATGTTTTTGTTCCCTTATATTTTTTCCATAGATATCAAACGGAAGCGGTAAGCAAGTTAATTGGTGGTTTGGATTATAATTACGCAGTAAAAGGCGGCGCTGAAAAAGTTGTTGAAATTTTACCAGCTAAACGTCAAAAATCGGCTTTAGATCAGCTTCTTCAGACCTTGAAGGCAGAAACTATTGCAATTCCGCAGGAAAAATTATCGCTTTTCCCGCCAAGAGCTTTTGGTTATAGCAGATCACGAGAATCTTTTAAAAGTAATACTGGTGTAGCTTTTGATGCTTTAGGAGCACCAGCAACTGCTAGCGATATGACACTGACTTTAATGCTGAATCCAGAGCGTATGGCAAGATTGGTTCAGCAAAAATCTATAGATAAAAAGCAATTGGGATTAGAAGACTTATTGCAGAAATTAATAGCTGAAACTATCAAATATCAACCTAAGGATTCTTATTTACGTGCAGCACAGGAAACTATAAATTATAATGTGCTGCAGCATTTATTTAACTTAGCAGTAAGTAAAAGTACAACTCCGTTAGTGAAAGCTGAGGTGAATTATCAGTTAGCCGAATTAGAAGATTGGTTAGACGATGAAGATGGTGCTATATACGAGCAAATGCTTGAAGAAATAGAACTGTTTATGGATAAACCGGGAGAGTTCGAATCGATGCCAGATGCACCTAAAATTCCTGACGGATCACCAATAGGAAGTTTTATGTGTACAAGATTATAG
- a CDS encoding circularly permuted type 2 ATP-grasp protein, protein MSLNTNQPSFSSYQKDNNFFDEIFTDDNKVKEVYKTLLDLYSGHSVQDFAKLNEKAKASFFNQGITFQVYGEHETKEKVFPFDLFPRIIDHKEWEIIEKGVLQRSKALNHFLWDIYHDKKILKQGIVPLDLINSSANYLDQMQGIDPPGGIYNHISGTDLIKHSDGKYYVLEDNIRCPSGVSYVICNRTALKRALFGVFNHYQTHTVTDYAENLLEIMESVKPKGVDTPTCVVITPGIYNSAYYEHSYLAKAMGVELVEGRDLFVENDFVYMRTINGPKKVDVIYRRIDDIYMDPLEFRPDSTLGVPGLLSAYKLGNVCLVNAPGTGVADDKAVYTYMPEIIRYYLNEEPILNNVHTYHCSRPDELKYVLENIDKLVVKPVDEAGGYGISIGNKLTKEEIERVKTVIKENPRKYIAQPIMSLSVHATYIEDNQSFEPRHVDLRTFCLLGKDTSFVLKGGLTRVALQKGNLIVNSSQGGGSKDTWVLKK, encoded by the coding sequence ATGAGTCTAAACACCAACCAACCAAGTTTTTCTTCTTACCAAAAAGACAATAATTTTTTTGATGAAATTTTCACCGACGATAATAAAGTTAAAGAAGTTTACAAGACACTTTTAGACCTTTATAGTGGTCATTCTGTTCAGGACTTTGCTAAATTAAATGAAAAGGCCAAGGCTTCTTTTTTTAATCAGGGAATTACTTTTCAGGTCTATGGCGAGCATGAAACCAAGGAAAAAGTCTTCCCGTTTGATTTATTCCCAAGAATAATTGATCATAAAGAATGGGAAATTATAGAAAAAGGCGTTTTACAACGAAGTAAAGCACTTAATCATTTCTTATGGGATATCTATCACGATAAAAAAATCCTTAAGCAGGGAATTGTTCCGTTAGATCTTATCAACTCTTCTGCTAATTATCTGGATCAGATGCAGGGAATTGATCCACCGGGCGGAATTTACAACCATATAAGTGGTACCGATCTTATAAAACATTCTGATGGAAAATATTATGTATTAGAAGATAACATTAGATGTCCTTCCGGTGTAAGCTATGTTATTTGTAATAGAACGGCACTTAAAAGAGCTCTATTTGGAGTTTTTAATCACTACCAAACGCATACGGTTACCGATTATGCTGAAAATCTTTTAGAGATCATGGAATCGGTTAAACCAAAAGGTGTGGATACACCAACCTGTGTAGTCATTACTCCGGGTATTTATAATTCTGCTTATTATGAGCATTCTTACCTAGCGAAAGCAATGGGTGTAGAACTTGTTGAAGGTAGAGATCTTTTTGTAGAAAATGATTTTGTGTATATGCGCACTATCAACGGTCCTAAAAAAGTAGATGTGATTTATCGAAGAATCGATGATATTTATATGGATCCTCTTGAATTTAGACCTGACTCTACTTTAGGAGTTCCCGGTTTATTATCTGCCTACAAATTAGGAAATGTTTGTTTAGTGAATGCTCCAGGAACTGGCGTAGCAGACGACAAAGCGGTATATACTTATATGCCAGAAATTATTAGGTATTATTTAAACGAAGAACCTATTCTCAACAACGTACATACCTATCATTGTAGCAGACCAGACGAACTAAAATATGTTTTGGAAAACATAGATAAACTGGTTGTAAAACCTGTAGATGAAGCAGGAGGATATGGAATTTCGATTGGGAACAAACTTACCAAAGAAGAAATAGAACGTGTAAAAACGGTCATTAAAGAAAATCCTAGAAAGTATATTGCACAACCAATTATGTCTCTTTCTGTTCATGCTACATACATAGAGGATAATCAAAGTTTTGAACCTAGACACGTGGATCTTAGAACATTTTGTTTATTAGGAAAAGACACCAGCTTTGTTTTAAAAGGAGGATTAACAAGAGTAGCACTTCAAAAAGGAAATTTAATCGTAAATAGCTCACAAGGTGGTGGATCTAAAGACACCTGGGTATTAAAAAAATAA
- a CDS encoding YbaB/EbfC family nucleoid-associated protein yields the protein MFGDMMGMMNKIKEAQENVEKTKARLKTVLIDEQSSDGLLKVTVSAAREVKSIDIADELLEDKEQLEDYLVLTLNKAIEKASDINEKELGAAAKDGMPDIPGLDNMFK from the coding sequence ATGTTCGGAGATATGATGGGTATGATGAATAAAATCAAAGAAGCCCAAGAAAATGTTGAAAAGACGAAAGCGAGATTAAAAACGGTATTAATCGATGAACAATCTAGCGACGGACTATTAAAAGTGACCGTTAGCGCTGCAAGAGAAGTTAAAAGTATTGATATCGCAGATGAACTTTTGGAAGATAAAGAGCAATTAGAAGATTATTTAGTGCTTACATTGAATAAAGCGATAGAAAAAGCTTCAGATATTAACGAAAAAGAGCTTGGAGCGGCGGCTAAAGATGGAATGCCAGATATTCCCGGTTTAGATAATATGTTTAAATAA
- a CDS encoding threonine aldolase family protein, whose amino-acid sequence MSEIDLRSDTVTRPTKGMLKAMMNAEVGDDVYKEDPSVNALEEKLAKHFGKDDALFFPTGSMANQAAIKLHTQPADQLICDKWAHVYNYEGGGASFNSGVSCKLVDGHRGMITAAQVEENINPPDFYHSPLTTLVCLENTTNKGGGACYAIEEIKKIRKVCNTHQLGLHLDGARLFNALVAKGESPKEYGKLFDTISVCLSKGLGIPMGSVLLGNKELMKGAMRVRKVLGGGMRQVGFMAAAGIYALDNHVDRLAEDHKRASEIAEILRAQSYVGEVEPVETNIIIFNLKDASAEDQFNKILQKNNIRISALGKGKLRIVTHLDYTEAMHQKFISVLKNISL is encoded by the coding sequence ATGAGCGAAATAGATTTAAGAAGTGATACGGTAACCAGACCAACCAAAGGAATGTTAAAGGCAATGATGAATGCTGAGGTTGGCGACGATGTTTATAAAGAAGACCCTTCAGTAAATGCTTTAGAAGAAAAATTAGCCAAGCATTTCGGGAAAGATGATGCTTTGTTTTTTCCTACCGGGAGTATGGCGAATCAAGCAGCGATAAAATTACATACGCAGCCTGCCGATCAACTAATATGTGATAAATGGGCGCATGTTTATAATTATGAAGGTGGCGGGGCTAGTTTTAATAGTGGCGTAAGTTGTAAATTGGTAGATGGGCATCGCGGAATGATCACGGCAGCACAGGTAGAGGAGAACATAAACCCGCCAGATTTTTATCATAGTCCGCTTACCACTTTGGTGTGTCTTGAAAATACTACAAACAAAGGCGGCGGCGCTTGTTACGCTATTGAAGAAATAAAAAAGATTAGAAAAGTTTGTAATACGCACCAATTAGGTTTGCATTTAGATGGCGCCAGGTTGTTTAATGCATTGGTGGCAAAAGGAGAATCTCCTAAAGAATATGGAAAGCTTTTCGATACCATATCAGTATGTCTTTCTAAAGGATTGGGAATTCCTATGGGGTCTGTTTTACTTGGTAATAAAGAGCTTATGAAAGGAGCCATGCGCGTACGTAAAGTTTTAGGTGGTGGTATGCGTCAGGTTGGTTTTATGGCTGCAGCAGGAATTTATGCTTTAGATAATCACGTAGATCGCTTAGCTGAAGATCATAAAAGAGCTAGTGAAATTGCTGAAATATTAAGAGCGCAATCCTACGTTGGTGAAGTAGAGCCTGTAGAAACGAATATTATTATTTTTAATTTGAAAGATGCTTCCGCTGAGGATCAATTCAATAAAATTCTTCAGAAAAATAATATTAGGATTAGTGCTTTGGGAAAAGGAAAACTGAGAATAGTGACGCATTTAGATTATACGGAAGCGATGCATCAAAAATTCATTTCAGTATTAAAGAATATCAGCTTATAA
- a CDS encoding redoxin domain-containing protein, with protein sequence MKNILPRKEAPQLRVQTAKGVEWNLKDENPENFTMIVFYRGIHCPVCKKYLTELNSKISEFQERGVNVICISANNEELANKTVESWDVDQLNIGYGLLTEDARKWDLYISEGLNDKEPEAFFEPGLFLIKPDKTVYAASIQSMPFARPDFGDILKAIDFVLDKNYPARGEA encoded by the coding sequence ATGAAAAATATATTGCCAAGAAAAGAAGCACCGCAACTAAGAGTACAAACTGCTAAGGGAGTAGAGTGGAATCTTAAAGATGAGAATCCGGAAAACTTTACGATGATTGTTTTTTATCGTGGAATTCACTGCCCGGTTTGTAAGAAATATTTAACCGAATTGAATTCTAAGATTTCTGAATTTCAGGAGCGAGGAGTCAATGTGATTTGTATAAGCGCAAATAACGAAGAGCTTGCAAACAAAACAGTGGAATCCTGGGATGTGGATCAACTTAATATAGGATACGGTTTATTAACTGAAGATGCTAGAAAATGGGATCTTTATATTTCTGAAGGTTTAAATGATAAAGAACCTGAAGCATTTTTTGAGCCAGGATTATTTTTGATAAAACCAGACAAAACGGTTTATGCAGCGAGCATTCAGTCTATGCCTTTTGCAAGACCCGATTTTGGGGATATTTTAAAAGCAATTGATTTTGTTTTAGATAAAAACTATCCGGCGCGTGGCGAAGCTTAA
- a CDS encoding transglutaminase-like domain-containing protein, with product MALNYVIKYTATNFYDSFVQEALWQFLIAPLDLGTQQLVFSEFKNSLHIPIETSVNGYGFTTYRIHPKTKFNKIEFEAEFHVIKEKNNPFDNTNELSIDQENEILDSLEFKVNHSLFLKSTSLTKLPKAHTIDFNFSENDSVFENLNNLNKWIFDTFSFKVNVTDVDTDLDVILEEKQGVCQDFTHLFCAVARSYKIPTRYVSGYLHQGNGFFGDSQMHAWTEAFIPGTGWIGFDPTNNLIASENHIKVAHGKDYSDCPPIKGIIYTGGANRTEYSVEVHAQQNSQQ from the coding sequence ATGGCTCTTAACTACGTTATAAAGTATACAGCAACAAATTTCTACGATAGCTTCGTACAGGAAGCTTTGTGGCAATTTTTAATTGCTCCGCTAGATTTGGGAACTCAGCAACTGGTTTTTTCAGAATTTAAAAATTCTTTACACATCCCTATAGAAACTTCAGTTAATGGATACGGTTTCACGACCTATAGAATTCATCCAAAAACAAAATTCAACAAAATAGAATTTGAAGCGGAATTTCATGTAATAAAAGAAAAAAATAATCCTTTCGATAATACGAATGAACTAAGTATCGATCAGGAAAATGAAATTTTAGATTCCTTAGAGTTTAAAGTGAATCATTCTCTATTTTTAAAATCGACCTCACTTACAAAATTACCAAAAGCACATACGATCGATTTCAATTTTTCTGAAAACGATTCTGTTTTCGAAAATCTAAATAATTTAAATAAATGGATTTTCGATACGTTTAGTTTTAAGGTAAACGTGACCGATGTAGATACCGATCTAGATGTTATATTAGAAGAAAAACAGGGTGTTTGTCAGGATTTTACACATCTTTTTTGTGCAGTCGCTAGATCCTATAAAATCCCTACACGATACGTTTCAGGATATTTGCATCAGGGAAATGGATTTTTTGGAGACTCACAAATGCATGCCTGGACAGAAGCCTTTATTCCCGGTACAGGCTGGATAGGTTTTGATCCTACGAATAATCTTATTGCTTCAGAAAATCACATTAAAGTAGCTCATGGCAAAGATTACTCAGATTGCCCGCCTATAAAAGGTATTATTTATACTGGAGGCGCTAATCGCACAGAGTATTCAGTGGAAGTTCATGCACAGCAAAATTCGCAACAGTAG
- a CDS encoding S9 family peptidase has product MNKAVQPPKARKIPAELEIHGDIRVDNYYWMNDREDPEVIAYLNAENDYCDKQTEHTKDFQKDLFDEMKGRIKEDDQSVPYRLNHYWYITRFEKGGDYPIFSRKKETLQAPEEVMFDVNLMAEGYDYYRLGGLNVSPDNKMVAFGTDTVSRRKYTIRIKNLETGELYPENIENTTGGSTWANDNKTLYYTKKDDQTLRSFQIYKHILGTNPVEDELVFQEDDETFNTYVYKSKSKKYIVIGSHSTLTTEYRVLEADNPEGNFHVIQPRIRGLEYSISHFEDDFYILTNRDGAYNFKLMKTPVTKTGKENWIDVIVHRPDVLLEDIDIFKDYLVVGERKNGLNEIRIIRWDKSDDYFIPFDNETYTAYTSINPDFDTDVLRYTYNSMTTPTSVVDFNMVTKQKTVLKEQEVLGGHFDKNNYTSERIWATANDGTQVPISLVYKKGIKKDGTNPLLQYAYGSYGSTIDPYFSTVRLSLLDRGFIYAIAHIRGGEYLGRNWYEDGKLFTKLNTFTDFIDVSKHLIAKNYTSEENLFGMGGSAGGLLMGAVVNMAPHLYKGVIAAVPFVDVVTTMLDDSIPLTTGEYDEWGNPNDKDYYEYMLQYSPYDNVIAQDYPNMLVTTGLHDSQVQYWEPAKWVAKLRELKTNDNLLLLRTNMDTGHGGASGRFEALKEVAEEYAFLFDLAGIKE; this is encoded by the coding sequence TTGAATAAAGCAGTGCAGCCACCAAAGGCTAGAAAGATACCGGCAGAATTAGAAATTCACGGCGATATAAGAGTTGATAATTATTACTGGATGAATGATCGTGAAGATCCTGAAGTAATTGCTTATTTAAATGCCGAGAATGATTATTGCGATAAACAAACAGAACATACCAAAGATTTTCAGAAGGATTTATTTGATGAGATGAAAGGGCGTATTAAAGAAGATGACCAATCTGTGCCTTACCGTCTTAACCATTATTGGTATATCACACGTTTTGAAAAAGGTGGAGATTACCCAATTTTTTCAAGAAAAAAAGAAACGCTTCAGGCGCCCGAAGAGGTGATGTTCGATGTTAATCTTATGGCTGAAGGTTACGATTATTATCGTTTGGGTGGTTTAAATGTAAGCCCCGATAATAAAATGGTAGCATTTGGAACTGATACTGTTAGCCGAAGAAAATATACCATCAGAATCAAGAATCTGGAAACAGGAGAATTATATCCTGAAAATATAGAAAATACCACCGGAGGATCTACCTGGGCAAATGATAATAAAACGCTGTATTATACTAAGAAGGACGACCAGACCTTGCGAAGCTTTCAGATCTACAAGCACATTTTAGGAACTAATCCTGTTGAAGATGAATTGGTTTTTCAGGAAGATGACGAAACTTTTAATACCTACGTTTACAAATCGAAATCCAAAAAATATATTGTAATTGGGTCGCATAGTACCTTAACTACAGAATATCGAGTATTAGAAGCAGATAATCCAGAAGGGAATTTTCATGTAATTCAACCTAGAATTAGAGGCCTAGAATACAGTATTTCGCATTTTGAGGATGATTTTTATATTCTAACCAATAGGGACGGAGCTTATAATTTTAAGCTCATGAAGACTCCTGTAACAAAAACAGGAAAGGAAAACTGGATCGATGTGATCGTTCACCGCCCAGATGTTCTTTTGGAAGACATAGATATTTTTAAAGATTATTTAGTTGTTGGGGAACGCAAAAACGGACTTAATGAAATACGAATTATCCGCTGGGATAAAAGCGATGATTATTTTATTCCGTTTGATAACGAAACCTATACGGCTTATACCTCTATAAACCCAGATTTCGATACCGATGTCTTGCGTTATACCTATAACTCAATGACTACGCCTACATCGGTAGTGGATTTCAATATGGTCACAAAGCAAAAAACAGTATTGAAAGAACAAGAAGTATTGGGTGGTCACTTTGATAAAAATAATTATACTTCAGAGAGAATTTGGGCAACAGCCAATGATGGTACGCAAGTTCCAATTTCTTTAGTTTACAAAAAAGGAATTAAAAAAGATGGCACTAATCCATTGTTGCAATATGCCTACGGTTCTTATGGTTCTACAATTGATCCATATTTTTCAACAGTAAGATTAAGCTTATTAGACCGCGGATTTATTTATGCCATAGCGCATATTCGAGGAGGTGAATATCTTGGTAGAAACTGGTACGAAGACGGTAAATTATTCACTAAGTTAAATACATTCACCGATTTTATTGATGTTTCTAAACATCTGATTGCTAAAAATTATACTTCGGAAGAAAATTTATTCGGTATGGGAGGATCTGCAGGTGGATTATTGATGGGAGCTGTTGTGAATATGGCTCCGCATTTATACAAAGGTGTGATTGCCGCTGTACCTTTTGTAGATGTGGTAACGACAATGTTAGATGATAGTATTCCGTTAACAACAGGAGAATATGACGAGTGGGGTAATCCAAACGACAAAGATTATTACGAGTATATGTTACAATATTCTCCATACGATAATGTAATAGCTCAAGATTATCCTAATATGTTGGTGACTACAGGTTTACATGATTCGCAAGTACAATATTGGGAACCAGCAAAGTGGGTTGCTAAATTAAGAGAATTGAAAACAAACGATAACTTACTTTTGTTACGAACTAATATGGATACCGGTCACGGTGGTGCTTCTGGTAGGTTTGAAGCGCTAAAGGAAGTTGCCGAAGAATATGCTTTTTTATTCGATTTAGCCGGAATTAAGGAATAA
- a CDS encoding alpha-E domain-containing protein, with translation MLSRVANNLFWMGRYIERSEHIARYLNVNYFSSLDAPNELSQSRQFVLRSMLFMASDPVKDPNIKLDEEKVLFDIALNKDNPVSIISYLQHARENANSARDLISTELYEALNKFYHYTLNYPIDKFVKNGLYDFTVNVAESTSILKAKIRGTLLHDDVYSIMMLGVHIERATQIVRIINAKYNDASLAGGSYGDHLQNSYEWTTLLKCAESYDMMRRFYKKPPRSLTTLEFLILNPICPRSVMTCLNEVSKHISDLSQEKTPSKNSAEFLVGKVKSEYQFKLIEEIEEDLQSFIERILKQLNDIAKKIEIEYFL, from the coding sequence ATGTTATCAAGAGTTGCCAATAACCTTTTCTGGATGGGTCGCTATATAGAAAGGTCTGAACACATTGCGAGATATTTAAATGTCAATTATTTTTCCTCTTTGGATGCACCAAATGAGCTTTCACAATCAAGACAATTTGTACTTAGATCGATGCTCTTTATGGCTAGCGATCCTGTGAAAGATCCAAACATTAAGTTAGATGAAGAAAAAGTATTATTCGATATTGCTCTTAATAAAGACAATCCAGTATCTATTATAAGTTATCTTCAGCATGCAAGAGAGAATGCAAACAGTGCGAGGGATTTAATTTCAACTGAATTATACGAAGCTTTAAATAAATTTTATCATTACACTCTAAATTATCCGATTGATAAATTTGTGAAAAACGGGCTATATGATTTCACCGTTAATGTAGCCGAATCTACTTCTATTTTAAAAGCAAAAATTAGAGGAACTCTATTACACGACGATGTTTACAGTATTATGATGTTGGGAGTTCATATCGAAAGAGCGACTCAAATTGTTAGAATTATCAATGCTAAGTACAATGATGCAAGTTTAGCTGGTGGTAGCTACGGAGACCATTTACAGAACAGCTACGAGTGGACTACATTACTAAAATGTGCAGAATCCTATGATATGATGCGACGATTTTATAAGAAACCGCCGCGTAGCCTTACCACTTTAGAGTTTTTGATTTTGAACCCAATTTGCCCAAGATCGGTTATGACTTGTTTAAATGAAGTAAGTAAGCATATAAGCGACCTCTCGCAAGAGAAAACTCCTTCAAAAAATTCAGCAGAATTTTTAGTAGGAAAAGTAAAATCTGAATACCAATTTAAACTTATCGAAGAAATAGAGGAAGATCTACAAAGCTTTATCGAGAGAATTTTAAAGCAATTAAACGATATCGCTAAAAAGATAGAAATTGAGTATTTTTTATGA
- a CDS encoding PLP-dependent cysteine synthase family protein, with product MKEDLQVYDNVLQLIGKTPLVQLNKITEGFKGDFYAKVESFNPGHSSKDRIALYIIEEAERKGILKPGDTIIETTSGNTGFSIAMVSQVKGYDCILAVSSKASKDKIEMLRTMGAKVYVCPAHVAADDPRSYYEVAKRLHNEIKGSVYINQYFNDLNTEAHYKSTGPEIWKQTEGKITHLIACSGTGGTISGTARYLKEQNPEVNIIGIDAYGSVLKKYHETREFDAEEIYPYRIEGLGKNLIPTATDFDAIDRFVKVTDEESAHTARELAKVEGMLVGYTSGAAMQGIKQLQEAGEFDENSKVVIIFPDHGSRYMSKIYSDKWMEDQGFFDTKNEAEVKAIEIIK from the coding sequence ATGAAAGAAGATTTGCAGGTGTACGACAATGTTCTACAACTTATAGGAAAAACACCGCTAGTACAACTTAATAAGATCACTGAAGGTTTCAAAGGAGATTTCTATGCTAAAGTAGAATCATTTAATCCTGGACATTCTTCTAAAGATCGAATTGCTTTATATATTATTGAGGAAGCTGAAAGAAAAGGAATATTAAAGCCTGGTGACACGATTATCGAGACGACTTCTGGTAACACAGGATTCAGTATCGCAATGGTTAGTCAGGTAAAAGGATATGATTGCATTCTGGCAGTAAGCTCTAAAGCGTCGAAAGATAAAATCGAAATGCTTAGGACTATGGGAGCTAAGGTGTATGTCTGTCCTGCGCATGTTGCGGCAGACGATCCTCGTTCTTATTATGAAGTAGCCAAAAGACTTCATAATGAAATTAAAGGTTCTGTATATATCAATCAGTACTTTAATGATTTAAATACTGAAGCACATTATAAATCTACAGGTCCTGAAATTTGGAAGCAAACTGAAGGTAAGATCACTCATTTAATTGCATGTAGTGGTACCGGAGGGACAATTTCTGGAACTGCGAGATATTTAAAAGAGCAAAATCCAGAGGTAAATATAATCGGGATTGATGCTTATGGTTCAGTATTAAAAAAATACCATGAAACTAGAGAATTCGATGCTGAAGAAATTTATCCATACCGAATCGAAGGTTTAGGTAAAAACTTAATTCCAACAGCTACAGATTTTGATGCTATCGATCGTTTTGTGAAGGTTACAGACGAAGAAAGTGCGCATACCGCTAGAGAGCTTGCAAAAGTAGAAGGAATGCTTGTTGGTTACACTAGTGGTGCAGCTATGCAAGGAATCAAACAATTGCAAGAGGCTGGTGAATTTGACGAAAATAGTAAAGTAGTTATAATATTTCCAGATCACGGTAGTCGCTATATGAGTAAAATATACAGCGATAAGTGGATGGAAGATCAAGGTTTCTTTGATACAAAAAATGAAGCTGAGGTTAAAGCAATAGAAATTATCAAGTAA